The genomic DNA taTCTTAAAGTCGTACGTGGTCAGAACCAGAAGACGTGACACAAATGAAACGAGTCACTTGTATAAAAATGAGtggctgctgtttttgtttttcagagtcaGACTATGTAAAAACCCAGATTAACGTGGAGAGGAAATGGAGGCGAGTgatagcatgtgtgtgtgtgtgtgactcctgTTATTACGTCCCCCACTACACACATCCTGTTGAATCAGCATCTGAGAAGTGGGatgctgtttctttttcataCATAGTTAAAGATAGATAACATACAaggaaaagtgtgtttttctttttctaaatttACAAGCACGACTTCACACAGTTGTCTGTGTCatatttctctcatttttccaGGACAAGGGCTCGTCTGTTTTGGAGACTCTGAAAGAGCTggagtgtcagtgtctgagggACATTTCAGCCGTGCTCAGAGGAGAGATTTCCGAGGATGAACTGGTGGATTTGTTTTACGACTGCGTGGACACAGAGTTTAAGTTCTACCAGTGAGGAGGTAGGAGGCGCCGCCAACCTCCATCACCATTGGTGATCGGTGTATGTGTGCGACAGTTAAGTTTCCTGTATAAGGAAAATCTAAAGTGGAGCTTGTGAGCAATCAAGAGTCAGATCTCAGAATCAGAATCGCAAATactttattcatgtattcatgcttttgttacagtTACTCCAATTAAGAACAGAACATAACAGAGTCACAGCCTATACTAAGATATTAACTAAGGTACAATATACtaagaagaataaaaagtatatacaataaaatattcatctgtATTGGACAAGGATATTATGACACAGTTTCTGAGTTgataaatatttgtatttttgtttaaatgaagcCAACATTCTAgtttattttagatttagagTTATTTGTATCGAGGACAGTGTATAACAGTGTCATGTCAGCAATTCAAATCTGAAGTTCAAATGACGAAGATCAGTTTAAGCCAATATGACATTCAGTGTTGGAATTGATGCAATATTAGTGAAAAGTCTCTGGTTCCCATATCAGATAATGAAATCCATGGCTGTTTATAGAAACACAATTatcaaatcacaaaggctgcatCTAAATTAGTATTTTTGTTAGTGCTGAAACGattcttcatttattaattgattagttgacTACGAAATcaattttttaaagttttttaaagttttttaaagttaaattaactAAGTTGGTGTATTTAAAAAAGTTGAATATGTGCTGGTTTCTTAAAATGAACatgtattaatattttgtttattaacTGTTAACTTATTTTTTGGGGTACTTGCATGAGATGTGTATATAATGATAAAGAAGGGGGTCGATTATTAACAACCATTGATTTATGGACATggacttgtttttattcttaagttttttgtgtgtgtgttattttctgcctgtcatttgtctttcttttataTCATTCAATCATTTTTTCATTCTCTGGCTTCAGCCTTTTGTCCTCTCtgattctctctgtgtgtctttcccCTTTATAACAAGTGCTGTGTTCACTCTTGCAGCGCCCTCCGGTGGACTTGCCTTGCGGCTGCAGGACTGTGTTCCTTCTCCCTGTGTGGccctcgctcactcactcactcactcactcactcactcatcacaCATGCCTGACACACAGACTCAGTGTTTTGGCCCTCATTATAGTGACGTATAGACTGCACAGGCGCTGATGCAGAGCTGTAATGAAAGTATGGAATTTGTTTAATATTCTCTGTTGTTGCAGCTGGGTTGACATTTATTGGCTCCTTGTAGGGAATAACAAACTATTATAGATAATGTACTGTTAGTGTTGTCAGCTTTTTGACCACCGTGATGAGATAAGAGAAGATATGAGATCAAAGCAAAATATAtgtgtaaagaaaaataaaacgaGATGTTAAAGACGATACAAACAGctgtgattattcttattttcttcaattagagaagaataataggcagctctagctttgtgtatggctcttttgtaagctacaaaacatCTTCaacaccattttcttttctctttaaaGCCTGTTTAAGAGCGTGAGTGTCGGCGTTAAACCATggtattattatcagacagacaggtagttgtattttttctttgttattgtagttcatcaTTGTATAATTAAacgtgagtaaataatgatcagtaaggagaggatTTTGGGGGAAAATGTTTAACCATACGttaaaacaagatggaggcTGAGCTGGTTTactaacgtgttgaataaaatcAACAGGGAATTAAATGCACAGCtgagactatcacggtcaacatctacatgaaTGATGAAATCCCCGACAATTATAATTTATCTGTCTTGAGCACTAACTCGGATAATCCAgagaactctgaataaggtgcaggtggacgataaactgtgactatcagaattagtttgtgttttccaactaggatgagaaaGACTAAAGATGAATATCCAGGTTTGGGTTGGgggttgattaataatctagtattaaaaatggctcctcctcctcctcctcctcctcggcctgagcttctggGAATATGGgtgttagcatgagtgggtggagtcgACTCATTTAAACTAacataatcttcttcatgtaactaagtttcagttacacagaataaatcaatttgaTTGTTGGTAATTAGATCattaattaaaacagatttaaaggAGAGTGatcttatatttaatagtccacatttaaaagtggttttCTTGGAATCTCTTTCattattacttcaccccacggagtgaaatattgtgtgtgtgtgtgtgtgtgtgtgtgtgcgcgcgcttcCACACTTGCTTGCACTTGCCACTATGACCAAGAGAGagcgccagaggcttgttgcgtgaatggggtgaagttgGCATTGATTCTTATTAAATGAGAaagtctaactcctcttctgttcattattgatttattcacCTCAGGTCgtgggacagacacagtctctatggggtttttagtTGGTGACTGCTCGAATAGAAGCCTCCTGGTCTCAGCGCGTGTATGGTTGTCCatggttatttatttaaacagtttGTTCCATTTAAATAGTTTTGTTCAGAATGTaccttttttcttcctcatatTCCTCTCGCTCATATTTTCTAGGCTTATtctcaatgatttatttattggctAACTGGCGAACTATGCGCCCTccgtccagcaggtggcagcctCTGAATCGGATGGAGGAGCAGTGAAACAGCGCGGCGGTGAGGTGGTGAGGTGGTGAGGTTGCACGGCCGCTGCCTGCAGAGtgggaacatttttttaaggcaaATGTTTACGAACTGCACGTcggtctgttgttgttgctatgaTTCGTACGAGTTAGCAAACGCAGTTTGGAAATGTTCTCCCAGTTTCATCTTAAAGAGAATAACGCGAAAACGGAAAAGGTAACGTAGATTTCTGCTTGTTGCCCAACGAGTGCTAACTAGCTAGTTACACTGAACACTTGTAATGAATAGTGCAGCCACAGACGTTAACTTGGTGAAAGTGTGTTGTGTCGCAGTCACCTGTCATTTATCCAAAGACACTGGTTAGCgataaaaaacccaaaaaaacaagtaatatCTTTGGTATTATTTCTACAAGGCTAAGCTAACTAGCTCGCCTCTGTTTAACCGACCCTCTAGCAAACTGCTATTAACGTTAACCGGCTAATGATGACAGTCGCACGTTtaaaagaacaataaataaTTGTATCTCTAAATGGTGATGATTGAGTTGAATGTATTAGCTGTAGTAGCTGGAATCGCCGAGaatgtgcgcacacacatactCGCGTTTACGTccactggtcactttattaggtacacaggacttACACAGGAAAGACGCAGCTAAGTTTACATTGCAGCCGGGTTCAGGTCAGTTTGACATCGTATTTGCTAGAATGTTTagtaaaataacacacaccatGGATCTGTTCTTTGTAAATGAAGCGAGGGCGATATCGTCGATCACCTTACGTGAGGTTAGAGTGGCGCTATAGTGCAATTACAAGTGGTGCTGCAACGAATACTAaaggaaatgtatttttataatcCATTAATTAGACTGAGTGcttttgaaataattaaaataagttaTCTGactcttcagcttcttaaatgtgaatattttcattaaaaaccgAGCAATTTTGATCgtgaacatcatttccaggttccaccgatccacattttctgacattttttacgTACACGATTAATCAAGAACCTAAGCGACAGAGCAATCTATTTTATTAAATGCAGCCCTACTTACATTATATTCATGATTTTAAttctgctttatttgttttcctgcagctTATATGACCTTTACTCAGTGTGTGAAGCTGCTCTGAGACGATGTACTCAAACAGGTCGGAGCACAGTCACAGGCGGCAGCACAGTGACAGGAGTTCCAGGCAGTGGGATGACAGACGTGAACCCCACAGAGATGTACCTCGGGATTCCTTTCAAAAATATGATAGAGCTGAgggaggaaacagaagcagaGAGTACAGTGACTCGCCTCAGAGGCGATACAGTAAAGACTGGAGCAGAAAGAGCCCAGTGAGAAGACGCGGGTCTTCTCCTGAGAAGAAGAGGCGAAGGTTTgttgatcatgatgatgatcaCAAATACAGATGTGAACCTGAGGATAAAACATACAGACAATCACCAGATGGTTTTTCACACCAACccaaggatttcaaacattcaTTACCACAAAAAGACCATTTCAAATACAAGAAAACCTCTCAAGACTCTAGACACAGGCATGAAGAGTTCAGCTACAGAACACAGCATGACGATCACAGACCAGCGTCTGGATATCACAAAGACAGAGATCATCGTGAAAGGAGCTGGGAGCGCTCAGAAGGGTCGACACGATCTCAAGAGAGCTCCATGAACGTAAGACACTAAATTATGACTCTTTTTAGTTTGAGACACACACTCTTAAAAGTCCCTCAAATCTTAATAGAGATTATTCTCTTCACACATTCTATTAGAAAACAGTTCAGTGTTGGGTACAAAGGTACTGTTCTCGTTGGTAACGCAAGCCTCACGCAGagctttactgttccaaaccaaACTATACATTTCTAGCATGGCTTGACATAACTCTACTCtggttttttccttttccattagtgatagtacctggtacctgttgCTTTATTGGTACTTGCTCTGGTGAGGTTGCAAGTGAGCGATACTAAAATGTCAGGTCAACAgtctgccggccactgattggtcagagagcgtcgtcactggaagagtcatgagctcGACGTCCGACAtgagaatcaaagccaacaaagcaaaactgtagatcagttaaaaagacttaaaaatcctgaaaacatgcgttaatctccaacaaggaaacgtctaaaatctcaatatttaacagaggagtctggtgtatttagtgacggcactgctgaaagccggcgatcgagACCCGTTCacttgtatttcagttcagtgtctgtgctcccgtcatgcaggaagtactgaaccattctgtgacCAAATCTTTTGGAGGAGGGACTATGaagtgactgataccaaacccaGTAGAGTTGAGCTGAGACAAGCCGAGGCGTGCTAGAACGTGGAAAAGCGTCTTATGTGATTAAACTGCGAGCAAACTGTTTTGacgatatctgataatacatttgaaaGCCAATACCagccgataccgatactgacgATGCTGTGCAACCCTATTTCACGTTAATATTCTTTATTCACGCAAGTAGGACTTGCATTCACGCTTGAGGTGGGACCAAAGCAGGCGAGCGTCATTTCTCTGcatacaaacactgatgaacagcaGTGTTCATGGTGTTTGGCTTCTCGAGTGGACACGCCCCCAGCGTTTCAGAGCAActtattgactttttttaagtgtttaagtTGGTAAGGTGGATATTAtgacattgtgttgtttttctcttcggtatcatgtgttttaataaacatatttCACTTATCATACAGAATTTTGTCAAAGGAGGAGCGAGAGAAGACAGCCCCTCCAGACGTCACgaggatcatcatcatcatcatcaaagtaGTGCAAGGTTTCCATTAAATGAACCTTGTGGACAGGTGGGTGTTACAAGTGGTTTTATGTGAGTCTGCTACAAATGGTTTGGGTTTTCTTTTGGTAATACACTTCGATTGTttgagaaaacacagcagcacgTTTCCAAACTAAACATGTTTGACATGAATCACAgcctttctttattttaaaaagaaacaaatgttgaGATTCTCAACAGGCCAAAAACTGCTGCATCACAGATGGATTTTAAAACCTGTTCCACTCCAATCACCATGAACATGAGGGACACGTCAGTCGCTCGTACGCCACACCGATATTTTTCTGCACAACTTTAAATATACCACTTATACATTTGACAGAGTTCTCTTGTCTGCAGTGTCTCTAAAGGCTTCATCAAATCTGATTAGATCAAGATCCACAATACCTTCAAATTAAGCATCTTTTACTGGGTGGTTTTACTTGATGATTCACAGAATTGTCTGAAATGCAAGCCAGGCTTTTAAAACTCTACAGTAGTCTTTCTCTTAGGACAGACCCAGGTGTGAATCCatcactaaatgaatcgtcaagagttttgattcattttggttcGTGGATCGTCAgttcgaggtttgggaaacgcCGATTTTCGGACGTTTTATGGCCCAAACGAGTCCTCGATTAATCAAGGAAATGACCGACAGATGTAGTCTGTATAGGCACTTGTATCAGATCAATAGGTCTGAGCTCAGAGTTATGGATGTGCCAGTTTCTCTGCAGGTTGTTTAGTTGAAGCAGATCCTCTGCAGATAATAACTCTGTAAACTGGTTTCTTCGGTGTGTTTCTCATCAGTCGTTTGAGCGTGACCTCATCAACCAAACTCCCACTCTTCCTGAGCAGAAGTCCAATGAGGGATTTCAACGTTTCCTCAACGTGCTCAACAAGGGCGTGAACGTCGCCATGCTCACCAAGATCGTCACTCGTCCGTCTCCAGAAGCCAACAATCCACCGCACTCCCCTGGTTCTTTCACGGACACGGTGCAACATCTGTGGTCTCCTGATTCTGATGAGAAGCAACAAGGAAGCCACCAAAACAACGGCCAGTGGAGTGAGAGCGAAGGACCCCGGCGACCTCACTGTGAGACCAAGACCTTCAGCCCAGTGGGACGTTCTCTGTCTGATGACACGTCACTGCAAAGGAGTGACGGAGGACAAAGCCACCATGGTTCGAACAGCAGATTCAAGTCTCCATCCGTGGTGGCGAATAAAACAATAACGCCTGAAGATGAGCACAAGCACAAGCAAATTCAAGATGTTCTACAGGCCATTGGCTTGGATCTGGGTTCTGAGGAACTGGGCCAAATGTCCCATCGAATCCAGGAGCGGTTATACGGAAAGAAGGATGTTGACCTGGCTCGCTGTCGAGGCAAAAgtagagaaagagacacaaggCGAGCGATTTCTCCACAATATCGAAGTAGATCGTCCTCATCAAACCCATCAAATTTCAGCTCTTTGACTGGGGACAGTTACATGAAGAAAGACTCATGTCGTGCTCAGATGGATGGAACAGAGGTGCGTCCCATTCAGGTGCTTAAGACTGTTGAATATGTCCAGAATAATAGCAGTAATTCTCTTCAGGACAGTGATAAATGTGAAACCACTGCTacatttcagacattttctCATGATAACACCTACAGTGTTTCAGAGCCgccgcctcctcttcctcctcctcctccccctcccacaGTGCCGCTGACGTACTCTCCAGTGAACTATTCACCTCTGCCATACTCACCTCTCCTGCCACCTCTGCCTCCGAACTTACCCCACGTCAGACCCAGTGTTTTCTTGCCTCCCTACCTCCCTTTCCCCCCTGTCCCACCTGTGAACTTCTTCCCTCCAACAAACCACTTACTCCCACAACACATTATCAATCCTCAGTCAAACTTTCTAAACCGGCCACAAATGAACCAACATCAGCCACTGAACAATGCACAGAAATCCAAACCACAGCCCAGGCCGAGGTGTTTGCAGGTCatccaaacaaaacaacctGGATAATGAATATGTGGGGAGATATGGGCGGGACATCTGACCAGAGACACTCAGCAACAACAAATCACACATCAAGTAATGTTGACAATGATCCATGACGACTGTCCATCActcagtctgtgtttttcagccACGGcacaatgtcacacacacacacactaaacccacacacacactaaacccACAGTGACCCTAACTCTTTTTGATTCATTGCATTATTTATAGCTAGTCATTAATGATGAGATACGGTTTTGTTGTAatcatgtttgtttgcagaTGTCTGTTTTTTGAGGATACTCCCTTCATGTGAAATTGACCATGTATAGTAAACAACATGTGTTTTTACACCAACTGTTGCTGTGTAAATATCTGACGAGTGTAATAAATACAATGATTCTGAAGTAAATGGTGAGTAGACGTTTAATTGCACAAAAGCAAGTGGTGCAGTGTGGGGTTGTCAAGTGAATAACgtacaataaaatgcaaattaCACCTGAGAAATACTGTCCATCCCTGGATGGAGTCATGAACCActgaaaaaagtgacaaaagttGTGATATTATGACTTAGTTCTCataattttatgactttattcttgaaagctttcttttttcttcagtatGATCTTAATGCTCCATTGTACAAACATTTGTCAGAAATGCGTTCATTTGGGTAAGAAATGCCCACGTTTGTCTAAGTCTCTGTCTACTTCATGGATGAGATTGATttcattaatgaaaacattagtGCCACAGTTAATGTTGTCATAGTTAACTGTCAACCGCTCCCAACAGTGGCAACAGTTGTCTCCAGTGTGTCTCCTGATATGTCAGGAATGGtgtgaacaaaaaagtctacaGACGTAATCTAAACCTGAGTGGTTGGGCTGTGAGGTGTGTAACTGCAAACACAGTGAATCTTGATTACACATGACAGAGAACGTAGTCATTAAAGGTCATAAAACTGGAATCATTAAATGTCCACAACTGTCACTTAACATTGTTTCTAGAACAAATGATCAGAATCTGTTTTACAACCAAGTAGGTTTCAATTAATGAGGGAATTTCTCAAGGAAATTGactgaagatttaaaaaaaaaaaaaagcatttggaTTAATGAAGATGAAAGCTGTTGTGTTGTAAGAATTATCAAAAAGGATTACtatgacatactaagtcataataacgAGATAAGAACCAAGTCATAATAATAAGATGGGTAtccattatatataatatatattaatactATGAGGTGGAAACGGGCTTCCATACATATCCACActtgcttttaaatgttaaaacaagtTGCGTGGATGAACTACAATAAAAGAGATGTGGGAACTTAGTTTCCCTCCGGttcagcagggggcgctgccaCCGACACCGACACCTCTGTGGCGCAGTGAGCCTCCCATCTGTGCTCGTTTCCTCTGTTCTTCATAGCAAACATTTCGCTCGTCCTCATTCACGGACCTGACATGtcatatattatgtttttttcgGCCTGTGACTGTGAAATAACTTGGTTTTCCGACAAAGACCGATCTTAAAATGACGTTTCCTCTCGAGAAGCGACTGGAGAAGGGATCGTCTGATCAACCGTAGAAGGTAAACTGTCTTAGCTCTCATGCTAAGCTGCTAAAACACAGGACGCTGTCAGTGTTCTTGTTTTGTTAGTTTCAGTctgttcagtgacacaaagctTCAAACCACAACCACCTGTGTTGTGTTAAGTTTCTTTTGAGTCACATTTGTTGGACTGAAGCGATGTTTCTCTTCGTGTATAAGTGagtgcaatgtgtgtgtggctctctgaACTGTAGGTGTCCTTACAACGACATGATATTATACTGTGCAACATTAGCAACCGCCCTCATTTATATACATGACTTTATgataacattttattatattaaggGGACATTGTCCCAACATTGTTGCACAATTGTTATTTCAACCATTCTGGGTATAACTCCTTCCTATTTGTCTTTTTAACACGGACACATAGAAATCACAATCTTAGGTTTTTGGCACCTAGTATATGGAATAGAGCTGCAACcatcgattattttcataatcgattaatctgtcgattattttctcgattaatcgtttggtccatcaAATATCaggaaaccttaaaaaatgttgatcggtgtttgtcaaacgtggaaatgatgatgttctcaaatgtcttgagaaaatgattaactttgaatgatttctttgttctccagagcaaagaaattaagaaaatactcacatttaagaagcttaaacaatcggaaatcttgttttaataatgaaaaaaagctttgaacccattaatcgattatcaaaacagttgtcaattaatttagtaatcgattagtaattgattaatcgattaattgagtggAATCGTAAAATTCTGAAAATGCCGTCATTAATGTCTTTCCACACTCTCTCTTTTCAGAAAGTTTACACGTTGAAACTGTTCGTGGCTGAACAATGAATCCACTGGAGTGGGAAGATGTTTTGCAAAGACTCGGGAGACATCTGGACCAAAACAACAGCGAAGTTAACAACAACATGGAAAAGGCTTTAAGAACTAATCACGAATACATGAGCTACGCTGTCGATGCAGCACACAGCAGCACGGAGGTGGACATGGAGTGGGAGGAACTCAGTCCCAACATCCACAACTTTGACAGCGGGGAATCAGAAGTGGAGAACCCAGATGGAGAACCACTTCACGTGGAAGAAGATTTACTTGACTTGGAGTTGGcaaggaaacagagagagctCAGAGAAATCGAGCAGCAAATACTGTTCAAGAAAGCTGCCATTGCTTTGAAAACAGTCGCCCCGGGCATTTCCTGTAAGGGACAGTCGGCTGCATGCAATGGTGAAACTCTACAAGACAGAGTTACTTTGATTCTGCAGGAGCGAAATTCACACGGAAATCTGCCAAAGGTGAGTAGTAGGTGGCAGTTAAACAAGTGAAAAACTGTACTTGATGATTAACATATTGTATGATTGCTTCCTGTCGTTCAGCTCTGTTCACCCAAACGGACAACAAACTCGTTCCTGCTTGAAGATCATCCACTGAAGCTGAGGGTGAAGGCACTGATGAAGCAGAGATGTTGTGACCCCCGTGTTTTACctgtaaaaacacaggtttgttgtttttctgaacCCATTCCTTTTGTTTACAGCATTTTAATAATAGTGTATTCATTCTTTGCCGTTGATAGTCAGTGTGAGAGAGTCATGTGAGAGAGTCATGTGAGAGAGTCGGCGTGAGAGAGTCGGCGTGAGAGAGTCTGCGTGAGATAGTCGGCGTGAGAGAGTCATGTGAGATAGTCGGCGTGAGAGAGTCATGTGAGAGAGTcagtgtgagagtctgtgtgagagagtctgtgtgagagagtctgtgtgagagagtctgtgtgtgcgaGTCTGTTTGAGAGAGTCAgtgtgagagagtctgtgtgtgagagagtctgtgtgagagagtcatGTGAGAGAGTCGGCGTGAGAGAGTCGGCGTGAGAGAGTCATGTGAGAGAGTCGGCGTGAGAGAGTCGGCGTGAGAGAGTCATGTGAGAGAGTCATGTGAGAGAGTCGGCGTGAGAGAGTCGGCGTGAGATAGTCGGCGTGAGAGAGTCATGTGAGATAGTCGGCGTGAGAGAGTCATGTGAGATAGTCGGcgtgagagagtctgtgtgagagagtctgtgtgagagagtcagtgtgagagagtctgtgtgagagagtcagtgtgagagagtcagcgtgagagagtctgtgtgagagagtctgtgtgagagagtctgtgtgagagagtcagtgtgagagagtctgtgtgagagtcagtgtgagagagtcagtgtgagagagtcagtgtgagagagtctgtgtgtgagagtcagtgtgagagagtcagtgtgagagagtctgtgtgagagagtctgtgtgagagtcagtgtgagagagtcagtgtgtgagagtcagtgtgagagagtccgtgtgtgagagtcagtgtgagagagtctgtgtgtgagagtcagtgtgagagagtctgtgcgtgagagtcagtgtgagagagtcagtgtgagagagtcagtgtgagagagtctgtgtgtgagagtcagtgtgagagagtctgtgagagagtctgtgtgtgagagtcagtgtgagagagtcagtgtgagagagtcagtgtgagagtcagtgtgagagagtcagcgtgagagagtctgtgtgagagagtctgtgtgagagagtctgtgtgagagtctgtgtgtgagagtcagcgtgagagagtctgtgtgagagagtctgtgtgagagagtctgtgtgagagagctTCACTCGTACAGACACACGTCTGTGAAGGCTCTCTTTCATCTTCAGTAGAGAAccctggacttgcttgagttagaCTGAGGTCATGTGAGGGCAGAGTGTAAACTGATCACTCTCAACAATAAAACTCCTACAAAACAGTTACAGCCCGTTACAGTGGATAAGGCATCACCAGTCAGATCTGAGTAAGAACAAGGTTTGAGGACCTTGTctaaaaataatgattaaaaacatgtttatgtttttaatcattattttaaGGCAAAGCGTTATCTAGACTACAATCTAtccatttttttacatttgaccAACAACTCTTATTTGAAATCATTAAGTCCTGCTTTGActggaaagacacaaactcttCTTTTACACTCAATAAATcaccattttattattatccaGTAAACTGATAGTTACAATGGTTTGTATGACTTTGTGTGATAAAGTtgtgttttgagttgttttgaGTCCGTGCTCTGACccttcactttgtgtgtgtgaccttctcTAGGTCCCTGACGTcacacctcctcctgctcttgctcctcctcctgctcctccttctcccaGACAAAATGTTATTTCACCAGCTCAGGAGGAGAGCAGTGACAACATTGGTTTCCAGCGTTTCCTCAGTGTCCTCAACAAAGGAGTGGACATGGACTTTCTCAGCAGGATCGTCAACGATGACAGTGAGGAACTCGCTGTCGGCGAGGATCTCCTGATGGTTCGCGCCCCTGCTGTGGAGGCTGAGAGTCGGCCTTCACGCAGCGCAGCCTCCCTAACGGACTCCCTGTGTGGTGatgaggtgaagaagaagaacgacaGAAGAGATGACTCTTTAGGATCTAACAGTCCATCCAAGTCTCCCCCAGcagtgaaaaagaagaagacagaagaagaaatgccAAAGGCGGCTGTGCAGCAAGAACAGCTGCAGAACATTCTTAAAACGCTGGGGTTAAACCTGGAAGTAGAAGAGCTGAACAAACTGACCGACAGGACTCAGGAGAGGCTGTATGGAAAGAAGAAGGAACATGTGGAGGTTTCTGCTGTGAGGCAGGAGCGGGAGAGTCGTCGCTCCAACAGACTTCACAGAAGCTCCTCGTctgaatcatcatcatcgtcgtcgtcgtcctcctctAGTTCCACCTCTCGGAGCTTCAGCCCGTCTCGTCAATCGtctcacagcagagacacaaaaccAAGGCGAGTGTCTGAATACAGCAGCCATGACAGTGAAGCACCTCTGACGCAGGAGAGAAGAGACCCCACAGAAATCTCTGCTTATCAATATTCACAAGAACAGACGCAG from Solea solea chromosome 10, fSolSol10.1, whole genome shotgun sequence includes the following:
- the LOC131467667 gene encoding zinc finger protein 318-like isoform X1 is translated as MNPLEWEDVLQRLGRHLDQNNSEVNNNMEKALRTNHEYMSYAVDAAHSSTEVDMEWEELSPNIHNFDSGESEVENPDGEPLHVEEDLLDLELARKQRELREIEQQILFKKAAIALKTVAPGISCKGQSAACNGETLQDRVTLILQERNSHGNLPKLCSPKRTTNSFLLEDHPLKLRVKALMKQRCCDPRVLPVKTQVPDVTPPPALAPPPAPPSPRQNVISPAQEESSDNIGFQRFLSVLNKGVDMDFLSRIVNDDSEELAVGEDLLMVRAPAVEAESRPSRSAASLTDSLCGDEVKKKNDRRDDSLGSNSPSKSPPAVKKKKTEEEMPKAAVQQEQLQNILKTLGLNLEVEELNKLTDRTQERLYGKKKEHVEVSAVRQERESRRSNRLHRSSSSESSSSSSSSSSSSTSRSFSPSRQSSHSRDTKPRRVSEYSSHDSEAPLTQERRDPTEISAYQYSQEQTQSHPPAFPTFTHYSLPQYSEYTANDSDASTSYSPYTRAAVPPAKYPYPPITEHYFPRRSLFEDINLLVNPDLSTSEGQSGSNQRCLRVIKPNQAARQPYLKELTKKKRKSNYIRKCRKWFHKLRERKKRGRQKCLNPLQHTRFAVQTMQTMQTLQTMQTMQTLQASQGDGADLQPQPKEEKRPRTEEEIKMNLRRKVRLTSFLIQHLISRTLEAFNQRAKQQVPQTPRPLTSLSQTESADNLLETPP
- the LOC131467667 gene encoding zinc finger protein 318-like isoform X2, which gives rise to MNPLEWEDVLQRLGRHLDQNNSEVNNNMEKALRTNHEYMSYAVDAAHSSTEVDMEWEELSPNIHNFDSGESEVENPDGEPLHVEEDLLDLELARKQRELREIEQQILFKKAAIALKTVAPGISCKGQSAACNGETLQDRVTLILQERNSHGNLPKLCSPKRTTNSFLLEDHPLKLRVKALMKQRCCDPRVLPVKTQVPDVTPPPALAPPPAPPSPRQNVISPAQEESSDNIGFQRFLSVLNKGVDMDFLSRIVNDDSEELAVGEDLLMVRAPAVEAESRPSRSAASLTDSLCGDEVKKKNDRRDDSLGSNSPSKSPPAVKKKKTEEEMPKAAVQQEQLQNILKTLGLNLEVEELNKLTDRTQERLYGKKKEHVEVSAVRQERESRRSNRLHRSSSSESSSSSSSSSSSSTSRSFSPSRQSSHSRDTKPRRVSEYSSHDSEAPLTQERRDPTEISAYQYSQEQTQSHPPAFPTFTHYSLPQYSEYTANDSDASTSYSPYTRAAVPPAKYPYPPITEHYFPRRSLFEDINLLVNPDLSTSEGQSGSNQRCLRVIKPNQAARQPYLKELTKKKRKSNYIRKCRKWFHKLRERKKRGRQKCLNPLQHTRFAVQTMQTMQTLQTMQTMQTLQASQGDGADLQPQPKEEKRPRTEEEIKMNLRRKVRLTSFLIQHLISRTLEAFNQRAKQQVPQTPRPLTSLSQTE
- the LOC131467667 gene encoding zinc finger protein 318-like isoform X3, with product MNPLEWEDVLQRLGRHLDQNNSEVNNNMEKALRTNHEYMSYAVDAAHSSTEVDMEWEELSPNIHNFDSGESEVENPDGEPLHVEEDLLDLELARKQRELREIEQQILFKKAAIALKTVAPGISCKGQSAACNGETLQDRVTLILQERNSHGNLPKLCSPKRTTNSFLLEDHPLKLRVKALMKQRCCDPRVLPVKTQVPDVTPPPALAPPPAPPSPRQNVISPAQEESSDNIGFQRFLSVLNKGVDMDFLSRIVNDDSEELAVGEDLLMVRAPAVEAESRPSRSAASLTDSLCGDEVKKKNDRRDDSLGSNSPSKSPPAVKKKKTEEEMPKAAVQQEQLQNILKTLGLNLEVEELNKLTDRTQERLYGKKKEHVEVSAVRQERESRRSNRLHRSSSSESSSSSSSSSSSSTSRSFSPSRQSSHSRDTKPRRVSEYSSHDSEAPLTQERRDPTEISAYQYSQEQTQSHPPAFPTFTHYSLPQYSEYTANDSDASTSYSPYTRAAVPPAKYPYPPITEHYFPRRSLFEDINLLVNPDLSTSEGQSGSNQRCLRVIKPNQAARQPYLKELTKKKRKSNYIRKCRKWFHKLRERKKRGRQKCLNPLQHTRFAVQTMQTMQTLQTMQTMQTLQASQGDGADLQPQPKEEKRPRTEEEIKMNLRRKLEAFNQRAKQQVPQTPRPLTSLSQTESADNLLETPP